From a single Kryptolebias marmoratus isolate JLee-2015 linkage group LG6, ASM164957v2, whole genome shotgun sequence genomic region:
- the zgc:162780 gene encoding putative methyltransferase DDB_G0268948 isoform X1, with protein sequence MAHRLFEGKEHAASYWKYRICPSDHLMQQVLDFLQKQKGDPFELAVDVGCGSGQGTQLLAKHFAAVVGTDVSPAQIEVALQHAKEPNVTYSRLCAAEELPFADSSADLVTAMSAFHWFDRRQFLREAHRVLKPRGCLALLNYTLNMELSYSDCCSQALNTICKEFYAALSPFRSPNLGRSSKELYKEAFELIPYPVKEWHESVWDRKRMPLASYMGFVESFSCYQALLREDPQRAHTLSQDICQRLMSVMKVSSAETEVTVAVQYFCLLAIKPEEAPPTLDL encoded by the exons ATGGCTCACAGGCTTTTTGAAGGAAAAGAACACGCAGCCTCCTACTGGAAATACAGGATCTGTCCTTCAGACCATCTGATGCAACAAGTGTTGGACTTCCTACAAAAACAG AAAGGGGATCCCTTTGAGCTGGCAGTGGATGTGGGTTGTGGGTCTGGACAGGGCACACAACTCCTGGCCAAACACTTTGCTGCTGTGGTGGGGACGGACGTGAGCCCTGCTCAGATAGAAGTGGCTTTACAACATGCTAAAGAGCCAAACGTAACATACAG CAGACTGTGCGCTGCCGAGGAGCTGCCTTTCGCTGACAGCTCAGCAGACCTGGTGACAGCCATGTCTGCATTCCACTGGTTTGACAGGCGGCAGTTTCTCCGAGAGGCCCACAGGGTCCTGAAGCCCCGGGGCTGCCTGGCTCTGCTCAACTACACCCTGAATATGGAGCTCAGTTACTCTGACTGCTGCTCGCAAGCTCTGAACACCATCTGCAAAGAG ttttatgCAGCTTTGAGTCCGTTCCGAAGTCCCAACCTTGGTCGAAGCTCCAAAGAGTTGTACAAGGAGGCATTTGAACTGATTCCATATCCTGTAAAGGAGTG GCATGAGAGTGTGTGGGACAGAAAACGGATGCCTCTGGCGAGCTACATGGGGTTTGTGGAGTCTTTCTCCTGCTATCAGGCTCTGCTGAGAGAAGACCCACAGCGAGCCCACACGCTGTCCCAGGACATCTGTCAGAG GTTGATGTCTGTAATGAAAGTGAGCTCCGCAGAGACAGAGGTGACTGTGGCCGTCCAATATTTCTGCCTTCTGGCCATCAAACCCGAGGAGGCGCCACCAACGCTCGATCTGTAA
- the zgc:162780 gene encoding putative methyltransferase DDB_G0268948 isoform X2, which translates to MAHRLFEGKEHAASYWKYRICPSDHLMQQVLDFLQKQKGDPFELAVDVGCGSGQGTQLLAKHFAAVVGTDVSPAQIEVALQHAKEPNVTYRLCAAEELPFADSSADLVTAMSAFHWFDRRQFLREAHRVLKPRGCLALLNYTLNMELSYSDCCSQALNTICKEFYAALSPFRSPNLGRSSKELYKEAFELIPYPVKEWHESVWDRKRMPLASYMGFVESFSCYQALLREDPQRAHTLSQDICQRLMSVMKVSSAETEVTVAVQYFCLLAIKPEEAPPTLDL; encoded by the exons ATGGCTCACAGGCTTTTTGAAGGAAAAGAACACGCAGCCTCCTACTGGAAATACAGGATCTGTCCTTCAGACCATCTGATGCAACAAGTGTTGGACTTCCTACAAAAACAG AAAGGGGATCCCTTTGAGCTGGCAGTGGATGTGGGTTGTGGGTCTGGACAGGGCACACAACTCCTGGCCAAACACTTTGCTGCTGTGGTGGGGACGGACGTGAGCCCTGCTCAGATAGAAGTGGCTTTACAACATGCTAAAGAGCCAAACGTAACATACAG ACTGTGCGCTGCCGAGGAGCTGCCTTTCGCTGACAGCTCAGCAGACCTGGTGACAGCCATGTCTGCATTCCACTGGTTTGACAGGCGGCAGTTTCTCCGAGAGGCCCACAGGGTCCTGAAGCCCCGGGGCTGCCTGGCTCTGCTCAACTACACCCTGAATATGGAGCTCAGTTACTCTGACTGCTGCTCGCAAGCTCTGAACACCATCTGCAAAGAG ttttatgCAGCTTTGAGTCCGTTCCGAAGTCCCAACCTTGGTCGAAGCTCCAAAGAGTTGTACAAGGAGGCATTTGAACTGATTCCATATCCTGTAAAGGAGTG GCATGAGAGTGTGTGGGACAGAAAACGGATGCCTCTGGCGAGCTACATGGGGTTTGTGGAGTCTTTCTCCTGCTATCAGGCTCTGCTGAGAGAAGACCCACAGCGAGCCCACACGCTGTCCCAGGACATCTGTCAGAG GTTGATGTCTGTAATGAAAGTGAGCTCCGCAGAGACAGAGGTGACTGTGGCCGTCCAATATTTCTGCCTTCTGGCCATCAAACCCGAGGAGGCGCCACCAACGCTCGATCTGTAA
- the zgc:162396 gene encoding putative methyltransferase DDB_G0268948, whose protein sequence is MAYRLFEGKKHASIYQQYRFTPPSDLKDAIIQYLDAKKGQPHELAVDLGCGTGQFTRLLAPHFKEVVGMDVSENQVEEARTVPGYPNITYRQGTAEQLPFGDGTVDLLTAASAAHWFDQSKFLPEANRVLKPGGCIALLGFSEVNLNFNYKDCGEEINQIYQEVKKVLQPYTSNPVAVSDSKLQDLFSAIPYPDKKRVDPFPTKSLLSVRNLVGFIRTWSMFQTYETKDPQGAEDLLASIQKRILEKMGVTSPDTEIERDWEYFCILASKPL, encoded by the exons ATGGCTTACAGACTTTTTGAAGGGAAGAAACATGCTTCTATCTACCAACAGTATCGTTTTACACCTCCGAGTGACCTCAAGGATGCCATCATTCAGTATTTGGACGCAAAG AAAGGACAGCCACATGAGCTGGCTGTAGATCTGGGATGTGGGACGGGTCAGTTCACTCGGCTGCTGGCGCCACACTTTAAGGAGGTGGTTGGCATGGATGTCAGCGAGAACCAGGTGGAGGAGGCCAGGACTGTGCCGGGGTACCCCAACATCACCTACCG GCAGGGGACTGCAGAGCAGCTCCCGTTTGGAGATGGCACCGTAGACTTGTtgacagcagcttcagcagcccACTGGTTTGACCAGTCCAAGTTCCTGCCCGAAGCAAACCGGGTCTTGAAACCCGGGGGCTGCATAGCTCTGCTGGGTTTCAGTGAGGTCAACCTCAACTTTAACTACAAGGACTGTGGAGAGGAAATCAACCAGATCTATCAGGAG GTGAAAAAGGTGCTGCAGCCCTACACGAGCAACCCGGTCGCTGTGTCCGACAGCAAACTGCAGGATCTGTTCTCTGCCATCCCATATCCAGACAAAAAGAG ggTTGATCCATTTCCAACAAAATCCCTGCTCTCTGTGAGAAACCTGGTTGGATTCATCAGAACTTGGTCCATGTTCCAAACTTACGAGACCAAAGACCCGCAGGGGGCCGAAGATCTGCTGGCCAGCATTCAGAAGAG GATCCTGGAGAAGATGGGGGTCACTTCTCCTGATACTGAAATCGAGCGGGACTGggaatatttctgtattttggcATCCAAACCTCTGTAA